ACCAGGCACCATTGCAGGCGTGGACAATGGCGATCCGGTAAGTCATGATTCCTTCAAAGCCAGCCAGCGAAAATTGATGGCAGGCATGGCGCTGGTGATTGTACAATCTTCACGCAAACCAGGCACGATCACTGTTACTGCAACAGCAGATGGAGTGAAAGCTGCCAATATTACTATCAACGCAAAATAATCAGGTTGTGGCAGGCCACTTGCCGCCCGGCGAGCGGCTGCCACACTCCGAAATTCGCCCAACATCTTTATATTGCAGGTACAAACCTGCGATTGACAGCAACAGTTCATCATAACAACCCATCTGCCCCGGATACGGTAAGCATTATCAACAGCAATACCTTCCGGGAATTGTACCAGCGGTACCAGCCGGGTCTCTTCTTCCAGGCCTATGCTTTATTGCAGAACCAACAGGAAGCGGAAGACATCGTAACGGATAGTTTCATGAAACTCTGGAATGCCCGTGCACAATTCAATTCAGCAGGCGCAGCTGTGAACTGGATGAGAATTGCCACACGCAATGCCTGCCTTGACCTGCTGAAACACCGCAAAATTGTTCAACACTCACTCAATGAAATAGCAGGCCAGGCAGACAAAGAATGGTACCATGAAGACCTGCTCGGCGAACTGCTGCAGGAAATTCACACCGCAGTTGAACAACTCCCCGAAAAAAGCAGGGAAGTATTCCGCCTCCGTTACATTGATGGATTGAAGAATGAAGAGATCGCCGGCCAACTCGGTATCCGCCACCAGTCCGTCAGGAACCACCTGGCCACTGCCCTGAAAACACTCAGACTGAAATTGCTCGACAAAGACCATTTACTCCCCATCCTTCTCCTGATGCTGAAACTAAGAGACTAAGCCTTCTCCTTCAACCGGATTTTTTTTTCAGAACGGACAGTACAAATCAAATTGCTGATCGTTCAATAATACTGATGGACAGAATTACACTGGACAGGATCAAACCGCTCCTGCGCAAATACATCGATGGGTCACTCAGTGAAGATGAAAATCGAATACTGGAAAAATGGGCCAACGCAGAACCTGCAAACCGCTCATTGATGCAGCGTATTGCCGATCCGGAACAACTGGAAAACGATCTGAGATTATTGCAGCGATCCAACAGCAATATCTTAACCAGGCTGCAGACTGCCATTCCTGAATTGCAGGATGAAAAAACAGTACAGGTTCCGGTAGTGCATCGCATTCATTTCCTCCGCAGGGGATTTGTAAAGTATGCGGCCGCTGTTGTACTCATCGCCGGAGTAGCAGGCTGGATCTGGTTTGCATCGAAATCATCAAAACAGGATAATGAAGGCATCGTTGTACAGGACCAACAGATGATACAACCCGGTGGCAACAAAGCAGTACTTACACTCGCAGATGGCACCACTATTATTTTGGACAGCAGCGCCAATGGCGCCATCGCGCAGCAGGGCAATACCACTATTGAAAAAACCAGCAATGGAGCTATCCGTTACCATAGCGGCAGCGCATCAGGTGCAGTCATGAACAACACCATGCGCACACCAACAGGCGGACAATACCAGCTCACGCTTCCCGATGGCACCAGGGTTTGGCTGAATGCCGAATCCAGCATCACCTATCCTGTAGCATTCAATGAACAGGAAAGAAAAGTAACTATCACCGGAGAAGCCTATTTCGAAACTGCCAAAGATCCTTCCAAACCTTTCCTTGTGAACGTGAACAACCGGAGCACCATCACTGTATTGGGCACTGCATTCAACGTGAATGCCTATGACAATGAAAGTTTGCTTACCACCACTCTTTTGTCGGGCTCTGTACAGGTGCAATCGGATCAGCAGAAACTAATACTGAAACCAGGACAGCAATCCCTGCAATTGAACAACAACGCAATCAGCATCGCGCCAACAACAGACCTTGAAAGAGCAATCGCATGGAAAAATGGAAAATTCGATTTCAATGGCCTCGATCTTCCTGC
This portion of the Pseudobacter ginsenosidimutans genome encodes:
- a CDS encoding RNA polymerase sigma factor, which encodes MTATVHHNNPSAPDTVSIINSNTFRELYQRYQPGLFFQAYALLQNQQEAEDIVTDSFMKLWNARAQFNSAGAAVNWMRIATRNACLDLLKHRKIVQHSLNEIAGQADKEWYHEDLLGELLQEIHTAVEQLPEKSREVFRLRYIDGLKNEEIAGQLGIRHQSVRNHLATALKTLRLKLLDKDHLLPILLLMLKLRD
- a CDS encoding FecR family protein, which codes for MDRITLDRIKPLLRKYIDGSLSEDENRILEKWANAEPANRSLMQRIADPEQLENDLRLLQRSNSNILTRLQTAIPELQDEKTVQVPVVHRIHFLRRGFVKYAAAVVLIAGVAGWIWFASKSSKQDNEGIVVQDQQMIQPGGNKAVLTLADGTTIILDSSANGAIAQQGNTTIEKTSNGAIRYHSGSASGAVMNNTMRTPTGGQYQLTLPDGTRVWLNAESSITYPVAFNEQERKVTITGEAYFETAKDPSKPFLVNVNNRSTITVLGTAFNVNAYDNESLLTTTLLSGSVQVQSDQQKLILKPGQQSLQLNNNAISIAPTTDLERAIAWKNGKFDFNGLDLPAVMRQLERWYDIKVEFTGLVSKETFRGRLTRDLNLTQVLGILGNMDVKYRLEGRKLILY